From one Humulus lupulus chromosome 8, drHumLupu1.1, whole genome shotgun sequence genomic stretch:
- the LOC133794651 gene encoding 3'-5' exonuclease-like has translation MQINIVDHELSSDTHNLYDVQIGLQTTVRTLVTTSPSMVDSWIEDIERIHNRRLRRLIVGLDVEWRPSFNRYIENPVAIIQLCVGHRCLIFQLLHAESIPSSLAEFLGNSDYSFVGVGVGADVEKLLLDYQLSVRNPVELGDLAARKHDDRSLKNAGLKRLAMFVLGMEIDKPKRITMSRWDNRYLNSSQVQYACVDAYVSFEIGKVLMTEAGAVA, from the coding sequence ATGCAAATCAACATTGTCGATCACGAGCTTAGTTCCGATACCCATAACCTCTACGACGTCCAGATCGGGCTGCAGACCACCGTCCGAACACTAGTGACCACCTCCCCTTCCATGGTTGACTCCTGGATCGAGGACATCGAGCGGATCCACAATCGCAGGCTCCGCCGTCTCATCGTTGGCCTCGACGTCGAGTGGCGACCATCCTTTAATCGCTACATCGAGAATCCGGTCGCCATAATACAGCTCTGCGTCGGTCACCGTTGCCTTATCTTTCAGCTCCTCCACGCCGAGTCCATTCCGAGTTCTCTGGCCGAGTTCCTTGGAAACTCTGATTACAGCTTCGTCGGCGTCGGTGTTGGGGCCGATGTAGAGAAGCTACTCTTGGACTACCAACTATCCGTACGGAACCCAGTTGAATTAGGAGATCTAGCGGCGCGTAAGCACGATGATCGGAGTCTGAAGAATGCGGGGCTGAAAAGGTTAGCAATGTTCGTGCTGGGAATGGAGATCGACAAGCCGAAGAGGATCACCATGAGTAGGTGGGATAATCGGTATCTGAATTCTTCTCAAGTTCAGTACGCATGCGTTGATGCGTACGTTTCGTTTGAAATTGGTAAAGTGTTAATGACTGAGGCTGGGGCTGTGGCTTAG
- the LOC133794650 gene encoding protein STRUBBELIG-RECEPTOR FAMILY 7-like produces MREMSEKWRWVLVFFTVCILGWRPSSINAVTDPNDASALKIMFTSMNSPGQLSGWNANGDDPCGQSWLGITCSGQRVTEIKLPSLGLSGSMGYNLAPLTSVTILDLSNNNLGGNILYALPPNLTRLNLGRNSFNGGIPYSISLMTSLQYLNLSHNQIQNQLDDLFGKLTSLSVLDLSFNTIQGNLPESLSSLTSANAMYLQNNQLTGTIDVLASLPLLQTLNVENNKFTGWIPDQLKNINLKKEGNSWNSGPAPPPPPGTPPANRNRNHKSGNGNRSSNDGGEGGKSSGIGAGGIAGIVISILVVGGMVAFFVIKRRSKKSSPDIEKINEPFAPLASNEVHGMKSVQTSSTLNTKTFDAPASINLRPPPIERHKSFDDDDIVSKKPVIKKKTVTAPINVTSYSVADLQMATGSFCVDNLLGEGSFGRVYRAQFDDGKVLAVKKIDSTVLSRQSPEEDFTEIVLNLSHLHHPNVTELMGYCSEHGQHLLVYEFHKNGSLHDFLHLADEYSKPLIWNSRVKIALGTARALEYLHEVCSPSVVHKNVKSSKILLDAELNPHLSDCGLANYIEQANQYLSSHSDVGFNAPEILMGNQFSVKSDVYSFGVIMLELLTGRKPFDSSRPRSEQSLVKWASPQLHDIDALSKMVDPALEGLYPVKSLSRFADVIALCIQAEPEFRPPMSEVVEALVRLVQRANMSKRTIGTDQGSFKRGESSEIPDNLS; encoded by the exons ATGAGAGAGATGTCGGAAAAATGGAGATGGGTATTGGTGTTCTTCACTGTCTGCATTCTGGGTTGGAGACCCAGTTCCATTAATGCCGTCACAGATCCAAATGATG CTTCTGCTCTAAAGATCATGTTCACTAGCATGAATTCTCCTGGTCAGCTATCTGGCTGGAATGCAAATGGTGATGATCCATGTGGGCAATCTTGGCTTGGAATTACTTGTTCGGGGCAGAGAGTAACAGAGAT TAAATTACCCAGCCTCGGGCTATCTGGTTCAATGGGGTATAACCTAGCACCTTTAACATCAGTGACCATCCT AGACCTGAGCAATAATAATCTTGGTGGCAATATTCTTTATGCTCTACCTCCAAACCTGACAAGATT AAATCTTGGTCGCAATAGCTTTAATGGAGGCATCCCTTATTCGATTTCGCTTATGACTTCTCTGCAATATCT TAACCTAAGCCACAATCAGATTCAGAACCAATTGGACGACTTGTTTGGAAAGCTTACTTCCCTCTCAGTATT GGATCTTTCGTTTAATACTATACAAGGTAATCTTCCCGAGAGTTTAAGCAGCCTGACAAGTGCGAATGCAAT GTATCTGCAGAATAACCAGCTTACTGGCACTATTGATGTTCTTGCCAGTCTTCCCCTTCTTCAAACTCT GAATGTAGAGAATAACAAGTTTACAGGCTGGATTCCTGACCAACTTAAAAACATTAATTTAAA GAAGGAAGGTAACTCGTGGAATTCAGGGCCTGCACCTCCACCTCCACCTGGTACACCCCCAGCAAACAGAAACCGAAATCATAAATCTGGCAACGGTAACAGATCATCAAATGATGGTGGGGAAGGTGGTAAAAGTTCCGGAATAGGGGCTGGAGGTATAGCAGGAATAGTGATATCTATTCTTGTTGTTGGAGGAATGGTAGCATTCTTTGTCATAAAGAGAAGATCTAAAAAGTCATCCCCTGACATAGAAAAGATTAATGAACCCTTCGCTCCTCTGGCTTCAAATGAAGTGCATG GGATGAAGTCAGTGCAAACTTCTTCCACATTGAACACCAAAACCTTTGATGCTCCTGCCTCAATAAATCTTAGACCACCTCCCATTGAACGTCACAAGTCTTTTGATGATGATGACATTGTCTCAAAGAAGCCTGTTATTAAAAAGAAAACTGTCACTGCTCCTATAAATGTCACATCCTACTCAGTAGCAGATCTGCAAATGGCTACTGGAAGCTTCTGTGTTGATAACCTTCTTGGAGAAGGGTCTTTTGGGCGTGTCTATCGAGCTCAATTTGATGATGGAAAG GTTCttgctgtgaagaaaatagattCAACTGTTCTTTCGAGACAATCACCTGAAGAAGATTTCACAGAGATTGTTTTGAACTTGTCACATTTGCACCATCcaaatgttacagagttgatgGGATATTGCTCAGAGCATGGACAGCATCTACTAGTGTATGAGTTCCATAAAAATGGTTCACTGCACGACTTCCTGCATCTAGCAGATGAATACAGCAAGCCATTAATTTGGAATTCCCGTGTAAAAATTGCTTTGGGGACTGCTCGTGCTCTAGA GTACCTACATGAAGTTTGCTCGCCATCAGTTGTTCACAAAAATGTCAAATCATCCAAAATATTACTCGATGCAGAGCTCAACCCTCACCTTTCAGACTGTGGTTTAGCAAACTATATAGAACAGGCCAATCAG TATTTGAGCAGCCATTCAGATGTTGGGTTTAATGCTCCTGAAATTCTTATGGGCAATCAATTTTCCGTAAAAAGTGACGTCTACAGTTTTGGGGTGATTATGCTGGAGCTTCTTACTGGACGAAAACCATTTGATAG CTCAAGGCCTAGATCTGAGCAGTCATTGGTTAAATGGGCATCGCCCCAGCTTCATGATATCGACGCCCTCTCTAAAATGGTAGATCCTGCACTTGAAGGGCTCTACCCTGTTAAATCTCTCTCCCGCTTTGCCGATGTCATTGCTCTTTGTATTCAG GCTGAACCCGAGTTTCGACCACCGATGTCAGAAGTAGTTGAGGCATTGGTTCGGTTGGTGCAGCGAGCTAACATGAGTAAAAGAACAATCGGAACTGATCAAGGATCATTCAAACGAGGGGAAAGTTCAGAAATACCAGACAATTTGTCTTGA